CCTCGCCGACAACGATGACATCTCGGCTGATCAAGAAATCGTTCGTCTCTCGATCGTACACTCGATACCCCTTTGTGTCCTCACAGTATCCGACGAAAATTCCCTTGCGTGATTTTGGATCGAACTTGTGGCGTCTCACCTTAGGGATGTGGACCATGACACTAGAGCCAAATACCTTCAAATGCTTCAGATTCGGCTTTCTTCCAGACCATGCTTCTTCCGGAACAATCTTTCCAAGTGCTCGTGTAGGACATCGATTCATCAGATAAGCTGCAGTCGAGATTGCCTCCGCCCAGAACTCCTTGCCCAGCTTGGCCTCGTTCAACATGCACCGAGCCTTCTCAACCGCCGAACGATTGAACCGCTCCGACGCTCCGTTCTGCTCCGGAGTGTATGGGCACGTAGTTTGATGCCGAATCCCAAACTGCTCCAGCACCTTACGGAAGTCTGCGTTTACGTACTCCCTTCCGTTGTCCGTACGCAAGATACGCAACTTCTTACCCGTTTGCCGCTCAGACAAtgccttgaatttcttgaacgcATCTAACGCCTGGCTTTTCCTTTCCAGGAAGTAGACTTTGACCCTCCGGCTAGCGTCATCCAAGAACGTCATGAAGTAACGGCTTCCTCCAAGCGAAGACACTTCCATCGGTCCACACAAGTCAGAATGAACCAGCTCCAGTAGTTCGGTGGCCCTTGAACTGCTACACGAAAAAGGTTGTCGAGTTTGTTTGCCTTCCAGACACGGGACACAATCTGGCAGCTCGCCGTCCTGGAACTCGATTCCGTCAGCCATTTTCTTCAGTTTCCGCAGGCTTCCCACGTTCAAATGGCCAAGTCGTTTGTGCCACAGCTCCATCTTGCTCACCAGCAACGATTTCTCCGGTCTGTCCAACCGGTACAGCCCACCGTCTTCGACTCCAGTGACCACCAGCTCACCGTCCGTCGACCAGACTTCGCACTTGTCCGCCGTGAACACCATTTTGTTCCCTCTTTTACAAATTGCGCTTACCGACAACAGATTTGTTGCAAGTTCCGGGATCTTCAGAACTTCGTCAACATTGACCTCACCTTCGCTTGTATTCAGTAGAACCGACCCTTTCGCTACGGTCATCATACTGCTGCTGTTCGCTGTTCCAACTCCATGGTTCATCGGCACCTCATTCGAAAAATTTTGGTCCGACCGTGCCATATGACTAGTTGCACCCGAGTCAAAGTACCACTCCTTCGTCATCACGTCACCCATGGCAAAAATACAGCACAGCCCTTTCTGCTTCCGTCCTTTCTGGATCACGTTCTCTGGACACTTGTTAGCGAAGTGTCCCACCTTGTTGCACTTAAAGCAAGCTTTTGGTCCTTTCGATTTCCTGGTATCGTCCTTGGCCCGGAAATTCCTCGACGAGCTGTAGAAAGCTCCGTCCTCGTTCGAGCATCTCGGACCCCGTTCGACCTTCACGTCCTGAAGGATTTTCGCCTTGACAGCATCCGCCGACATCGCCTTCCCGGACGCCTCGAGTCCCATGATCATTGGCTCGTAATGCTCCGGCAGCCCCATCAGCAGGATACCAGCCAGCCAAGAATCGTCAACCTTGAATCCGATCGCCGCCAAACGTTGACTCGCCGACATCACTTCATCGACGTAGGCCTCGACGCTGGCACAGTTGACCAGTCTCACGGATGTGAACTGTCGCAGCAGACCGATTCTTCGGGTTGAACCGTTATCTTGAAAAGCGTTCTCAAGATTCTCCCATGCCTTTGCGGCGGTGCCCGCATCCACCACATGACTGTAGTTGTAGGTCTCAAGACTGAGGCAGATTGCTGACAACGCACGCAAAGACATATCTTCATCTACAACTTGACCTTCCCGCGGCTTGACCGCGGACCAGGTTCCCTCACGAATCAGCGACATCTTCATCGCGAACGACCAGGTAGTGTAGTTCTCACGGCCTCGCAACTTCTCAATTGCAGGAAGCGAGATTGAACCACCGTAGTTTCGTCCGCCTCTGCCGGCTTGATTTCCAGCAACACCGTTCTGGTCTTCAAGTTCCCGGTTCGGAGTTCTTCTCAAAGACATCTCTTGAACTTCGTTAAACTTCTTGAAACTTCTTCAATCTCTGGGTTAGGGCAGGCCCATAACCTCTTAGCAAAGTGTAGTTAAAATGCGACTGTTCAGTTTGAATGTTCAGTCCAGAATGTATTTCGTTTCCCAAATAGTTAAAAGGTAACTTCGATTGTCTTCAATCTTCAAATATTCCAGGCTTCTTCGATTCGGTATTTCTTCATTTTccccccctgattattcaggccaactttgaagggaggggggggggggttggggggggtttgacataaactttgaaaaatatttgcaacggcctaaatttaaaaaaaaagaaatttttaaaatttttaatatttttaatttttttaaaaattttgaaatttctgaaatttttgaaagtttaaaaaaataattattttagaaatttttttattttaaaatttttaatttttttgaaattttaaaagttttagaaatttttaaaaatttaaaaagttttgattttagtttttttttgaaattttgaaataacttgaattttttaaaacacatatcgagattttctcgatcgtcagtcgtaatttgtcaatggtagatcgagaaattacgatcgaatgatctcaatctactatcgacaaattacgacttaccatcgacaaattacgatggcgaaatctcgatcgtgagccgagaaattacgatcgtagtattacgatcgaatgcaataatcaccacggatgtatttttcccctttttggaatatttcttaataaagctttaaaatgcattttttcataaatttattcaaatttttttaagagGGTGTCATAtaatattaagatttttctccttttgaaatactttgcagctaattttttgtattaaatttttccttcttttattttaaattcaactaacaaagagatgtaagttttgccagtctttaaatattttgcaataaagATTTTATACTATTTTCCCTTTTCCCTCCTTTTTTGAATTCAACCTGAAGAATGTATTTTGCTCTTCTTAAAAGAAAtgcaattaatatttttaaagcaatattctcttcttttattttaaaactaaaagaaggtaaaatctctcaaaagatgtgcagtttttgtttttttttcaatattttgcaattattgttttttatgcaattttcccttctttaatattcaaccttaataagggatgtacatttttctttctttaaatatttggcAAATGAgttgttatgaaattttcccttcttttattttaaattcaacttttagaagggaaaatctctaaaaataatactttttgaatatttgacaattgagtttgtttatgaaattttcccttcttttatataaaattcaacttatAGAAGGAAAAGTCTCTTTAAAGATTCACATTTTGCCACTCTTCAAATGTTTGACAATcgcattatttttatgtttttcacctacctctattcaaaaaatcaatttaattagcatttttttttttttgaacaattgcgccttctttaagattagttttaaataaataaaagaaggaaaaattgcataaataactttattgcaaaaaaagcaaccgagaaaaaatgtgcaaaaatgatAGAAATTCTTAAAGAGAACATCTATAAGAGAATTTCCCTTCTTAAGttgtatataaaaaatatgggaaaatttcataaaaaactaaattgcaaaatatttaaagaaaagtaaaatcgaaatctgcaaaacaattaatttcattaattaattaaaacagtAAATCTTCAACATGTCATACTTTGACATCTGACTACTCTTGTGTCTTTAAAGGTCCCTGGCTCAATTCCCGTAGacaacactttttgttttgaaggatgaactttttcttgaaatggactcgagggcataattctcTCGGTCATCTAGAACTGTGTTCTCTGTATCTGTAAATCTTACCGCTACTCTCGTGTCGGACGAGtgctgcccagttctgggtgttctTTAGATTGAATTCGAAAAAAGGAAGGGAAAAATGTGGATTATTTAGAGATTTTTCCTTCTTCAAgttaaattatgatcaaaagaagggaaaattgcattaaaGCAGCTCAATTGTCGAAGATTTGAAGAGGTTTTTTCATCTTTAAgttgaatttcatataaaagaagggaaaattttattcaaaaaatattattgctaattatattgaaaggggaaaatgtaaagctaacaagagatatttccttctttaaactaaattttcaataaaaatatcaaaatttcattaaaagatttattgtgaattattcaaaaaggaaacaaTTTACTATTGGGGAAAAAATATAGAGATAATTTCTTAAAGTTatataaaaaaggtaaataaacAATACATTTTCATTCGTGAAAATGAGAAATacttataaaataaaacaaaaaaaatctagtaataATTATGCCCAACGTCCATTATACCAAACGTCCTAGATggtttttgaacgagttatgccaaacgtccattatgccaaatgtccattatgccaaacgtccctgatgtcttggaccaattatgccaaacgtccattatgccaaacgtccttcttgaaaacccgttatgccaaatgtccattatgccaattgCCAAATTGCAGGAAAATCAGCATTATTTAAATCAAGGGACCTATCACGTTTTTTAACCGAACAagcaaaaacacaacaaaaactaTCAGGTTATTATAAACaacagttttaaaatgtttgtgattGTTATGAATATCGTTTTTGgccaacattattttaaattgattctgaCCTTGTTCCTGCAtggtcttgttgctcgattggaaccctgagagtaacatttcgccactccatataggctctctagtaggggcagggggggcagaatggaccgccttagggaaatgcaccaaaaaccatagaaaaacataaaaatttatgaatccagtgtagtaggcttatgctttgggatgttcccttcaatgttgtatacttggttgatgaaatttttttaattaaaactatttttgagccactttaaaaaaaaagttttttcgactaactttccagggtgcggggcagaatggaccaccctgcggggcagaatgggccaccttagaaaacaagccatttcttctaatacaacgttgaagggtgataagaaattacttgagggacctttccattatagtttccaggaaatttgatcacttttataaaaatagtaacttaaaaaaacaaagatttttgaaaatagtgtaaatatgtcgaaaaaatacactatttttacaactaagcgtcgaaacaactaaaaaatcaacttttgttgcGTTAatcgtgatttgtgaagctaccaggagtgaactaatccatttagctcaaattttttaacttttcattgtttttataaggcaggagaagggtggtccattctgcccccaagtggatttttatttaacacttccaccaccaagcctctaaatgattttaaggttccgtcgttgtttgtataccttggtagtagcatctagtaacgttataagcattgagcgaactttttcaaacaatccaacttttcagaaagcttatttaaaaacctctaaataaacaacatttgcgaggtttttcaataaatttacatttttgcttataattcgaaaaattcaatgaattcaaacgtcgttttcggtatggtgatgttatttgacgtcctttataagaccctttccttacagttggtctaaatctattctaaagcccaaaaccaagggtggcccgttctgcccccatggtccattctgccccccctgcccctaaccACGATACCAAACTCTTTCCTGAATAGACAATCAATCAAATCCTCACGACATACATGCTTCATTTTTTGTGTTTCCAACTCCGGACGTATGATTCAAGTACCTATTGAGGGAATGACTTGACTAGAGTTCAGGGTTATAGAAGGGTTTCTCTTTTAATGCGATTTGTTCGCTTGATGCTTGATACTAATATCTTAGTACACAAATCCGTATTTATCAAATTGCGATACATTGCAGCTGATTGTACCAATTTGGTCTGGTTTGTGGCCGACGTCTTCGCGTATCATGTTGTGTATCTGCTTTCGGTTAACAATTATCAGCCCTTCCAGAGAAAAGGCCCGTCGGCCATCACTTGGAGGATTTACTCCTGCAAAACGGTCAATTCTGATATCAAGGCAGGATCTAGACTGCTTTGGTAAGCACTTCACCGCTGTTGTCGTTGTTGTGCATCCAGACTGTTTTGGTCAATTTAAGAAGCCTTCCGAGATTTTTGTGTTGATTTCACCGCCGACATTAGGCTCGATTATTAACCGGAGTTCATAGATCGATGATACTGTCTTCCCCGCTGATAACATCTGCTCCGCTTTTTCCACCGCACAGCTCCGCGCCCAGGCCAGCGTCCTCAAGAAGGCCGTCCTGGAGGAGCAAAACAAGAGCTCCTCGCTGCGGGAAAACCTTCGCGTCAAGGAAGCCACCCTGCGCAAAACCGAACAGGAGGTCGACAGTCTGGGCTTCCGGAACAAACAGCTCGAACGGACGGTGGCCAAACTGCAGGAGGATCTGGAGCTGGAATTCAAGCGGGCCTCCGCGAAGGGTGGTGCCAAGTCAAAGTCTTCGACGGGAGCGGGAGCGGCGGATCCTTCCGGCGTCGATGCCCAGCTGTTGACCGAGGAGCTGCAGAAGAAGATCCTGGAGAATGCTCAGCTGGTTACGCAACTTGACGACAGAGGAGCCGAGGTTGGTCAGTGCCAGCTGCGGCTGGACGGGCTGAACCGGGAACTACAGCACCAGGCCTCGCTAGAGCAGAAGCTACGCAAAGAGATGGAGGCGCTTGCGCTGAGAAACACGGAACTGGAGGCCAAGATTAGCGAGGCTGCCAGCACGGTGGGTTGGAGACGGGTTTTCAGCTAAGTTTGTAGTTACAAACAACTTTCCTTCGACAGATTGGCAGCGAGGACGGGCTGAGCGTGACGGCCGACATGGAGAACCACTACAACAATCACTTTAGCAGCAATTCCAGCCAGGCCGGCGCCGTTGGTGGCagtagcaacaacaacaacaataacaaccacaacaacaacgCCAGCTCCGGAACGAACAACAACTGTGATGATAGGATAGTGTTCCTGGAGAAGGAACTGAGCCACTGGCGGGCGCAGTACGAGCTGCTCAAGGTCGAGAGTGCCAGTCACCGTGAGTTGGGAGTGGCCGCGTCCGCAAGTGGTGTGGTGAGGGGCGAAGAAGTGTCCCAAGAGTGTGAAAAGTGAGGATCTGGATTGGTTATTGGTCGAATGTTTTATGACACTCTTCGGTTTCTTCCAGGAACTCCGAGGACAATCAAACCCAAAGTGAGTTTGAATCGCGGGAGGAAAAGCTGACGCAGCGGTTCACCAAGAGTATAGGGGATCTCTTTCATGACAAGTGCCGGGCCGAGTCGAAGCTGGCATCGCATTTACTAGAGGTGAGTTGTACCACAGGTTAGAAACGGCTGAGTAAAAGTCATCTAAGAGCCctcagggatgttccgatgcATGGAAAAAAAAGCGTTGACAAAAAtagtaattgaaagaagtttacctCTTGAACTTGTAGTTCTATGCAActcaacattttattaaaaaaaaaaaatcaagcatgtACCATTTATAAAGTAACTAAAAATTAATTCTGCTTAGGTAGAAACTACACATTAGAAACAATTCAACACTTTTACGTTAggtaaacaattttagaaataagaGTTGCAGGTAcgtcaattttaatttaaaaaattggcaaGCAAAGATTTAATATATAAGGGATCATAAATATATGTTTTAATAGcagaatatttgaaatataaatttagaaattcggaaataaaaaaaaatcataaataaaaatataacaaaaaactaatattttcaagtTAAGAAACttcataataaaattaaatcaggtattagagaaattttgcaaatatttatatcaggaaaattaaacaaatcaataaatcaccaattcaaatcctaaaaaatcaaataattaaaaattatgtagttcaaaatgtttaaaattaaaaataatattgaaaaatgtagaagttcagaacttcaaaaattcagaatgtAAATgcaaagaaattataatttaaacaataagtaaaaaaaaaacaaaaaaaaaatcaataatttttaaattcagatgTGCAAAAATAGAAGACCTcgttaaaattctcaaaatcctctaaatttaagaatttaagagttaaagaatttaagaatttaagaatttaagaatttaagaatttaagaattcaagtatttatgaatttaagaatttaaggatttaagaatttaagaatttaagaatttaagaattaaagagtttaagaatataagaatttaaaaatttaagaatacaagaatttaagaattgaggaatttaacaattaaagaattaaaaaaaaaataccttcatAATTGATCTgcaaaatcagggggcaaaaaaaaaaatttttccaaaaaaattaaaaaaaaaatcatgaaaatagaagtctaatcaactgaaaacaatctaaaatgcatttttctgcattgataatcatatttagcttgtttgggcttgtttaaaaatgttttgaatttttatgaaattccaatgtacagcaccgcaaaaaaaatcgcaaaaaataaaattttcgtcgatatttagatatttttggcaaCTAATGATGgctaaacaactggacaggtgtataatgcattttaaaacacttttttcaataaaatgttgaaaccatggctcgtaatttcaatttttatacttttttatttatttagagcttgcagaaaagtacgggaacgctccgCTGCCGATTTCGTGCAGAATTGCCAAATTCTGCAGTAtgggaatagacctattgttTGGGCAAtttgggtgtcaaaattcatggatTTTGATACACGGCCATTGACATTTGGACAGAAATGGCTACCTCTTGGAGTAGTTAGGATATTGAACCCCTATTTTCTGTTCCATTTAACAGTCTCAAAGGCTGCAATCTCATCTGGACATTATGAAGAACCGACTGAAAGAGTGCGAGGACGCCAAGTGTGACGAGGAGCACCGGTACCGGATCATCGAGGATGAACTAGTAAAACATTCCTCCCTCAACCTGCTATAAACAACTCCATAagtgttttgtgtgtgtttcaGGCCCGCACCCGGCTCAACTACGAGGAGCAAATCAGCGTGCTCACGGAGCAGGTGATAAGTTTGAGCGACCAGCTGGCCAACTGCAAGTGAATCGTTTTAGATTTAAGTTACAGTGGAGGAAGA
This is a stretch of genomic DNA from Culex pipiens pallens isolate TS chromosome 1, TS_CPP_V2, whole genome shotgun sequence. It encodes these proteins:
- the LOC120422018 gene encoding flagellar attachment zone protein 1, whose translation is MAEATETSAKYQKLAAEYSKLRAQASVLKKAVLEEQNKSSSLRENLRVKEATLRKTEQEVDSLGFRNKQLERTVAKLQEDLELEFKRASAKGGAKSKSSTGAGAADPSGVDAQLLTEELQKKILENAQLVTQLDDRGAEVGQCQLRLDGLNRELQHQASLEQKLRKEMEALALRNTELEAKISEAASTIGSEDGLSVTADMENHYNNHFSSNSSQAGAVGGSSNNNNNNNHNNNASSGTNNNCDDRIVFLEKELSHWRAQYELLKVESASHRELGVAASASGVVRGEEVSQECEKNSEDNQTQSEFESREEKLTQRFTKSIGDLFHDKCRAESKLASHLLESQRLQSHLDIMKNRLKECEDAKCDEEHRYRIIEDELARTRLNYEEQISVLTEQVISLSDQLANCK